A region from the Haloarcula limicola genome encodes:
- a CDS encoding ABC transporter ATP-binding protein → MTLLELDGVHAYYGDSHILEGVDLSVSAGEVVALVGRNGVGKTTTLRSILQLTPPREGDIRFRGDSLVGLETHEVARRGLGWIPEDRRIFSQLTVEENLRAAIPDADGVREGLGLAFESFPILEERRKQEAGTLSGGQQQMLAIARGLVGENDLLLVDEPSEGLAPQIVADVGEALARAAEDTTVLLVEQNLPLALDLADRFYIVDNGRVVDDGDTDAVSADDERFRRYLSA, encoded by the coding sequence GTGACCCTCCTCGAACTCGACGGCGTCCACGCCTACTATGGCGACAGTCACATCCTCGAGGGCGTGGACCTCTCCGTCTCGGCGGGCGAAGTCGTCGCGCTCGTGGGCCGCAACGGCGTCGGCAAGACGACGACGCTGCGCTCCATCCTCCAGTTGACGCCGCCGCGGGAGGGCGATATTCGGTTCCGCGGCGATTCGCTCGTGGGCCTCGAAACCCACGAGGTCGCCCGCCGCGGCCTCGGGTGGATCCCCGAGGACCGGCGCATCTTCTCGCAGTTGACCGTCGAGGAGAACCTGCGGGCGGCCATCCCCGACGCCGACGGCGTTCGGGAGGGGCTGGGACTGGCCTTCGAGTCGTTCCCCATCCTCGAAGAGCGACGCAAGCAGGAGGCCGGCACCCTCTCGGGCGGCCAACAGCAGATGCTCGCCATCGCCCGCGGCCTCGTCGGCGAGAACGACCTGTTGCTCGTGGACGAGCCGAGCGAGGGGCTGGCCCCGCAGATCGTCGCCGACGTGGGCGAGGCGCTCGCCCGCGCCGCCGAGGACACCACCGTCTTGCTGGTCGAACAGAACCTCCCGCTGGCGTTAGACCTCGCCGACCGGTTCTACATCGTGGACAACGGCCGGGTCGTCGACGACGGCGACACCGACGCGGTGTCGGCCGACGACGAGCGCTTCAGGAGGTATCTATCGGCGTGA
- a CDS encoding ABC transporter ATP-binding protein — protein MLRTRGLTKDFGGLTAVDSVDFELGTELCSLIGPNGAGKTTFFNLLTGVLEPTDGTVSLRHGDDWEDITDASPHETAQRGVHRSYQVTNVFPERTVLENVRVAEQAAGDDSLTVWRNVDHFEGYTERAYAKLERVGLADRAEDPASTLSHGAKRKLEVAIALAGDPSVLLLDEPNAGVSSESVDEVRDLIRDVADDHAVLLVEHNMDIVMDVSDRVVVLHQGAVIADGPPEDVRANPDVQSAYLGGYEPGTLDEATGDATDDESTDSGGVA, from the coding sequence ATGCTCAGAACGCGGGGCCTGACCAAGGACTTCGGCGGGCTGACGGCCGTCGACAGCGTCGACTTCGAACTGGGGACCGAACTCTGCTCGCTCATCGGTCCCAACGGGGCCGGGAAGACGACGTTCTTCAACCTCCTGACCGGGGTGTTAGAACCGACAGACGGGACTGTCTCGCTGCGCCACGGCGACGACTGGGAGGACATCACCGACGCCTCGCCCCACGAGACGGCCCAGCGGGGCGTCCACCGCTCGTATCAGGTGACGAACGTCTTCCCCGAGCGCACGGTCCTGGAGAACGTCCGCGTGGCCGAGCAGGCCGCCGGCGACGACTCGCTGACCGTCTGGCGCAACGTCGACCACTTCGAGGGGTACACCGAGCGGGCGTACGCGAAGCTCGAGCGGGTCGGACTGGCCGACAGAGCCGAGGACCCGGCGAGCACGCTCAGCCACGGGGCCAAGCGGAAGCTCGAAGTCGCCATCGCGCTGGCCGGCGACCCGTCGGTGCTCCTGCTTGACGAACCGAACGCGGGCGTCTCCTCCGAGAGCGTCGACGAGGTGCGCGACCTCATCCGAGACGTCGCCGACGACCACGCGGTCCTCCTGGTCGAACACAACATGGACATCGTGATGGACGTCTCCGACCGCGTCGTCGTCCTCCATCAGGGCGCGGTCATCGCCGACGGCCCGCCCGAGGACGTGCGGGCGAACCCGGACGTGCAGTCGGCGTATCTGGGCGGCTACGAACCCGGCACGCTGGACGAGGCGACCGGCGACGCGACGGACGACGAATCGACCGACTCGGGAGGCGTCGCGTGA
- a CDS encoding ABC transporter substrate-binding protein — MRDHITRRRVLGALGVGITGLSGCVNEDGGDGGDGGDGGDGSGGTSDMTSDGTSTGGSDSAQSISIGVLQPLSGDLSYYGKQSLWGFLSGLSYKADRSPPEQSSTGELSMTVGDVEYTLYIRDTEFAADTAQTAATNLVSNQDVDMLFGCSSSGAAGRVIGNVVSQAGVPMMVGPAASAGITANSETCSDLVYRASETTAMDARSGGKYVANETDVSKVYLFGADYSFGRAVVNNYKAVLQQEGVEILDTRFVERGYEEWSGLLDNAEEAGAEGVVGGFTVATLPLMFNAFLSGDYSFRVFGGFATRITNSVVGGTLQNVLGEPLTKEKIRNARLGPFTTRYHWNQYDNEVNSTFVDRYTSTYGVVPDLFTSGTFTGASAIHQAVTEGGSTAGADVADALKGMTVTDTPKGEGGYTFQEYNNQARSAMTVADPIPTTDEWAENWGAAIMPSEPLARIEESETTIPKDSDQMGCSL, encoded by the coding sequence ATGCGAGACCACATCACACGGCGGCGCGTACTCGGTGCGCTCGGTGTCGGAATCACCGGCCTCAGTGGCTGTGTAAACGAAGACGGCGGCGACGGTGGCGACGGCGGCGACGGTGGTGACGGCAGCGGCGGAACTTCAGACATGACAAGCGACGGCACTTCGACGGGCGGGTCGGACAGCGCACAATCGATCAGCATCGGCGTGCTCCAGCCGCTCTCGGGGGACCTCTCGTACTACGGGAAGCAGTCGCTGTGGGGGTTCCTCTCGGGGCTGTCGTACAAGGCAGACCGGAGCCCGCCGGAGCAGTCCAGCACGGGCGAACTCTCGATGACCGTCGGCGACGTGGAGTACACGCTCTACATCCGCGACACGGAATTCGCCGCGGACACCGCACAGACGGCCGCGACGAACCTCGTCAGCAACCAGGACGTCGACATGCTCTTCGGCTGTTCCTCCTCGGGCGCGGCCGGGCGGGTCATCGGCAACGTCGTCAGTCAGGCCGGCGTCCCGATGATGGTCGGCCCGGCGGCGTCGGCGGGCATCACGGCCAACAGCGAGACGTGTTCGGACCTCGTCTACCGCGCCAGCGAGACCACCGCGATGGACGCCCGCTCCGGCGGGAAGTACGTCGCCAACGAGACCGACGTCTCGAAGGTGTACCTCTTCGGCGCGGACTACTCCTTCGGGCGCGCGGTGGTGAACAACTACAAGGCCGTCCTCCAGCAGGAGGGCGTCGAGATCCTCGACACCCGCTTCGTCGAGCGGGGGTACGAGGAGTGGAGCGGGCTGCTCGACAACGCAGAGGAGGCCGGCGCGGAGGGCGTCGTCGGCGGCTTCACCGTCGCCACCCTCCCGCTGATGTTCAACGCCTTCCTCTCGGGGGACTACTCCTTCCGCGTCTTCGGCGGGTTCGCCACGCGCATCACCAACAGCGTCGTCGGCGGGACCCTCCAGAACGTCCTCGGCGAACCGCTGACCAAGGAGAAGATCCGGAACGCGCGGCTCGGTCCGTTCACGACGCGGTACCACTGGAACCAGTACGACAACGAGGTCAACTCCACGTTCGTCGATCGTTACACCAGCACCTACGGCGTCGTCCCGGACCTGTTCACCTCGGGGACGTTCACGGGCGCGTCGGCCATCCATCAGGCCGTCACCGAGGGCGGTTCGACGGCGGGCGCGGACGTCGCCGACGCGCTGAAGGGGATGACCGTCACGGACACGCCGAAGGGCGAGGGCGGGTACACCTTCCAGGAGTACAACAACCAGGCCCGCTCCGCGATGACCGTCGCCGACCCGATCCCGACCACCGACGAGTGGGCGGAGAACTGGGGCGCGGCCATCATGCCCAGCGAGCCGCTGGCCCGGATCGAGGAGAGCGAGACCACGATTCCGAAAGACAGCGACCAGATGGGTTGCTCGCTGTAA
- a CDS encoding helix-turn-helix domain-containing protein — translation MIDIAMDMEQYDCPFIDTTADHGVAFAAVHWDFDTAKRELETRMVVEADDREVLDHGLSTLRDHPNMNDVSLLRRQDAAAHIRTVMVETTAMETIRDNGGYITGPFHIEAGSEVWHVGFDRGRDADDTLSELDRDNEFDVIERSPASLPQLQDVARNAGAAMTLIEGCRDLSETERETLEEAVSSGYFQSPRDATLGTLAEEFGVSKPAVSKNLRRGERKMIERVVDALEDIDS, via the coding sequence ATGATAGACATCGCCATGGACATGGAGCAGTACGACTGTCCGTTCATCGACACGACGGCGGACCATGGTGTCGCGTTCGCGGCGGTCCACTGGGACTTCGACACCGCCAAACGAGAACTGGAGACGCGGATGGTCGTCGAGGCCGACGACCGAGAGGTACTCGACCACGGGCTCTCGACGCTGCGAGACCACCCGAACATGAACGACGTCTCCCTGCTGCGCCGGCAGGACGCCGCCGCCCACATCCGGACGGTCATGGTCGAGACGACGGCGATGGAGACGATCCGGGACAACGGGGGGTACATCACCGGCCCGTTCCATATCGAGGCGGGCAGCGAAGTGTGGCACGTCGGCTTCGACCGGGGCCGGGACGCCGACGACACGCTCTCGGAACTCGACCGCGACAACGAGTTCGACGTCATCGAGCGCTCGCCGGCCAGCCTGCCGCAGCTGCAGGACGTGGCACGCAACGCGGGCGCGGCGATGACGCTCATCGAGGGGTGTCGCGACCTCTCGGAGACCGAACGCGAGACGCTCGAAGAGGCCGTCTCCTCCGGGTACTTCCAGAGCCCCCGCGACGCGACGCTCGGGACGCTGGCGGAGGAGTTCGGCGTCTCGAAACCCGCCGTCTCGAAGAACCTCCGCCGAGGCGAGCGCAAGATGATCGAGCGCGTCGTCGACGCGCTCGAAGATATCGACTCCTGA
- the ppc gene encoding phosphoenolpyruvate carboxylase: MTLHAREISQDVRELGELLGEIVEAQSSTEAFEIVEDIRTSSIEYRRGDADDRESVGQTLDRLNPEMEDIVARAFTTYFELINLAEERERVREIREGSQEGVLEDSVLDAVKRLSDRDADAEEVEQVLDDVLIQPTFTAHPTEARRKTVKAKLRAVANDLETLDEVRLTDREEETVERDLAAEVTSLWQTPQVRDRRPEVTDEALNVQWYLENVLFEVIDEVYDELEDALDEEYAEDIHVPKLYEFRSWAGSDRDGNPFVTPEVTEETLERQRDTVLPLYRDKLKELSGVLSQDASNITTDAAFDERLSEHKTRLPGAASEAEERYPDEPYRQKLKLMRESVLRVSDVRQGGYDGSGELLTDLRTIAESLRENEAEVVAEAHVDPLIRKVDTFGFAFASLDLRDHRKMHTDAIAEAVDRQGIDYVGMDEDERVEFLTEAVLQDDPIVDMEDTEGLSDDSTRVFRRFRKTADWQNEFGVDAIDTYAISWCEEPSHVLEVLFLADQVGIVDLPGYCGLDIVPLLESEYALSGARRIMGTLFDNEAYSKALDAREGIQEIMLGYSDSNKENGFLAANWSLYNNQKRLANITDDYDVEMRLFHGRGGSISRGGGPMNDAMLALPNETVTGQIKFTEQGEAIAEKYANHDIAERNLEQMLNAQVRSRHNSMHEPVEEIPDEWAEAMETAADAAREEYQDLLETDGFVEYFEQATPITVIENLNMGSRPASRSEDRSVDDLRAIPWVFSWTQARCIIPGWYSIATGLNAYLDDGGDIETLKEMYEEWPFFRTKLDNASLALARTDMDIARQYADLADDDLRERIFPRIEEEYRETVDLALEIGGREGLLSRDWLEENLERRNPYVDPLNLLQVRLLAQSHLTETEKRTLRLTVQGVAAGMKNTG, from the coding sequence ATGACTTTGCACGCCAGAGAGATAAGTCAGGACGTGCGGGAGTTAGGGGAACTCCTCGGTGAAATCGTAGAGGCACAGTCGTCGACGGAAGCGTTCGAGATCGTCGAAGACATTCGGACGTCCTCCATCGAGTACCGGCGCGGCGACGCGGACGACCGAGAGAGCGTGGGGCAGACGCTCGACCGCCTCAACCCCGAGATGGAGGACATCGTCGCGCGAGCGTTCACGACGTACTTCGAACTCATCAACCTCGCGGAGGAGCGCGAACGCGTCCGCGAGATCCGCGAGGGCAGTCAGGAGGGCGTCTTGGAGGACAGCGTCCTCGACGCCGTCAAGCGACTCTCTGACCGCGACGCCGACGCCGAGGAGGTCGAACAGGTTCTCGACGACGTGCTCATCCAGCCGACGTTCACCGCACACCCGACCGAGGCCCGGCGGAAGACGGTGAAGGCGAAGCTCCGCGCGGTCGCGAACGACCTCGAAACGCTCGACGAGGTCCGTCTCACCGACCGCGAGGAAGAGACCGTCGAGCGCGACCTCGCGGCCGAGGTCACGAGCCTCTGGCAGACGCCCCAGGTCCGCGACCGCCGCCCCGAGGTCACCGACGAGGCGCTCAACGTCCAGTGGTACCTGGAGAACGTCCTCTTCGAGGTCATCGACGAGGTCTACGACGAGCTCGAAGACGCGCTGGACGAGGAGTACGCCGAGGACATCCACGTCCCCAAGCTCTACGAGTTCCGCTCGTGGGCCGGCTCCGACCGCGACGGCAACCCCTTCGTCACGCCGGAGGTCACTGAGGAGACGCTCGAACGCCAGCGCGACACCGTCCTGCCGCTGTACCGCGACAAGCTCAAGGAACTCTCCGGCGTGCTCAGCCAGGACGCCTCGAACATCACGACCGACGCCGCCTTCGACGAGCGCCTGAGCGAGCACAAGACCCGGCTCCCCGGCGCCGCGAGCGAGGCCGAGGAGCGCTACCCCGACGAGCCGTACCGCCAGAAGCTCAAGCTGATGCGCGAATCCGTCCTCCGGGTCAGCGACGTCCGACAGGGCGGCTACGACGGCTCCGGAGAGCTACTCACGGACCTCCGGACCATCGCCGAGAGCCTGCGCGAGAACGAGGCGGAAGTCGTCGCCGAAGCCCACGTCGACCCGCTGATTCGGAAGGTCGACACCTTCGGCTTCGCGTTCGCCAGTCTCGACCTCCGGGACCATCGGAAGATGCACACCGACGCCATCGCCGAGGCCGTCGACCGACAGGGCATCGACTACGTCGGGATGGACGAGGACGAGCGCGTCGAGTTCCTCACCGAGGCCGTTTTGCAGGACGACCCCATCGTCGACATGGAGGACACCGAGGGGCTCTCGGACGACTCCACCCGCGTCTTCCGCCGCTTCCGGAAGACCGCCGACTGGCAGAACGAGTTCGGCGTCGACGCCATCGACACCTACGCGATCAGCTGGTGCGAGGAGCCGAGCCACGTGCTCGAAGTCCTCTTCCTCGCCGATCAGGTCGGCATCGTCGACCTGCCGGGCTACTGCGGGCTGGACATCGTCCCGCTGCTGGAATCGGAGTACGCCCTCTCCGGTGCCCGGCGCATCATGGGGACGCTGTTCGACAACGAGGCCTACTCGAAGGCCCTCGACGCCCGCGAGGGCATCCAGGAGATCATGCTGGGATACTCGGACTCCAACAAGGAGAACGGCTTCCTGGCCGCTAACTGGTCGCTGTACAACAACCAGAAGCGACTCGCCAACATCACCGACGACTACGACGTGGAGATGCGCCTGTTCCACGGCCGCGGCGGCTCTATCTCCCGCGGCGGCGGCCCGATGAACGACGCGATGCTCGCGCTGCCGAACGAGACGGTGACCGGCCAGATCAAATTCACCGAGCAGGGCGAGGCCATCGCCGAGAAGTACGCCAACCACGACATCGCCGAGCGCAACTTAGAGCAGATGCTCAACGCGCAGGTTCGCTCCCGCCACAACTCGATGCACGAACCCGTCGAGGAGATCCCCGACGAGTGGGCCGAGGCCATGGAGACGGCCGCCGACGCCGCCCGCGAGGAGTATCAGGACCTGCTGGAGACGGACGGCTTCGTGGAGTACTTCGAACAGGCGACGCCCATCACCGTCATCGAGAACCTCAACATGGGCTCGCGGCCGGCCTCCCGCAGCGAGGACCGCAGCGTCGACGACCTGCGCGCCATCCCGTGGGTGTTCTCGTGGACGCAGGCCCGCTGTATCATCCCGGGCTGGTACTCGATCGCCACCGGGCTGAACGCCTATCTCGACGACGGCGGCGACATCGAGACGCTCAAGGAGATGTACGAGGAGTGGCCGTTCTTCCGGACGAAGCTCGACAACGCCTCGCTGGCGCTCGCCCGCACGGACATGGACATCGCCCGCCAGTACGCCGACCTCGCCGACGACGACCTGCGCGAGCGCATCTTCCCGCGCATCGAGGAGGAGTACCGCGAGACGGTCGATCTCGCCCTCGAGATCGGCGGCCGCGAGGGTCTACTCTCGCGCGACTGGCTGGAGGAGAACCTCGAACGGCGGAACCCGTACGTGGACCCGCTGAACCTCCTGCAGGTCCGCCTGCTGGCGCAGTCACACCTCACCGAGACCGAGAAGCGGACGCTCCGCCTGACGGTGCAGGGGGTCGCGGCCGGCATGAAGAACACCGGATAA
- a CDS encoding universal stress protein, whose amino-acid sequence MALERILLAVGPNDKDRIDELAAAVTDIAGPAGASVVIAHVFTDDEYDNVVDRLEFASASEADPNEVADRHTTVRELEDRFNDAGIDYSVRGAVGNHGQQIVDLAEEENANLVVVGGRKRSPTGKAVFGSTAQEVMLNAPCPVTFVRGE is encoded by the coding sequence ATGGCACTAGAGAGGATTCTCCTCGCCGTCGGACCGAACGACAAGGACCGCATCGACGAACTCGCCGCGGCCGTCACGGACATCGCCGGTCCCGCGGGGGCCAGCGTCGTCATCGCCCACGTGTTCACCGACGACGAGTACGACAACGTCGTCGACCGACTGGAGTTCGCCTCCGCCAGCGAGGCCGACCCGAACGAGGTCGCCGACCGACACACGACCGTACGAGAACTCGAAGATCGCTTCAACGACGCTGGCATCGACTACAGCGTCCGCGGTGCCGTCGGCAACCACGGCCAGCAGATCGTCGATCTCGCCGAGGAAGAGAACGCGAACCTCGTCGTCGTCGGCGGCCGCAAGCGCTCGCCGACGGGGAAGGCCGTCTTCGGCTCCACGGCACAGGAAGTCATGCTGAACGCGCCGTGTCCGGTCACGTTCGTCCGCGGCGAGTAA
- a CDS encoding anaerobic glycerol-3-phosphate dehydrogenase subunit C produces MSDAESPDFDPVAPNTGEDFEPTEVFPESDDFDLRPGADACYKCSICDTNCPVAEVDDDFPGPKFQGPEQWRLKQTDDGYDIDDSVMDCSNCMRCDNACPSGVPLSQMHNTARGEYVSEQMDKFSVEYVRNRILANYRTSAWFASKAPKVANFAMNFGPARWVMEKTMGITSERDFPEFAQQTFREWWADRGGADASRRNARRARERLGDPADAEKKVAYFHGCYSNYNTPEVGKAMVRVYEHFGYEVVAPEQKCSGTPMFANGMLDDARRHAEVNVSSMADLVEEGYDAIASCTSCSMALRQEYPELFDIDGIEEVAANTFEAVEYLRIHEDLRGEVESADVSGDLAREFAYHAPCHARNQGLDRQAVELFRDLEGVGVEDVGESCSGISGTYGWKEEKYEKSMEIGDEMFDHMEDAEGTTGMTECPTCAMQMEHGSGYEIRHPLELLESALVA; encoded by the coding sequence ATGAGCGACGCAGAATCCCCAGACTTCGACCCAGTTGCACCGAACACGGGCGAGGACTTCGAGCCGACCGAAGTGTTCCCCGAGAGCGACGACTTCGACCTGCGGCCGGGCGCGGACGCCTGTTACAAGTGCTCGATCTGCGATACGAACTGCCCGGTCGCGGAGGTGGACGACGACTTCCCCGGCCCGAAGTTCCAGGGCCCCGAGCAGTGGCGACTCAAGCAGACCGACGACGGCTACGATATCGACGACTCGGTGATGGACTGCTCGAACTGCATGCGCTGTGACAACGCCTGTCCGTCGGGCGTCCCGCTCTCGCAGATGCACAACACCGCCCGCGGGGAGTACGTCAGCGAGCAGATGGACAAGTTCTCCGTGGAGTACGTCCGCAACCGGATCCTCGCCAACTACCGGACCTCGGCGTGGTTCGCGAGCAAGGCCCCGAAGGTGGCGAACTTCGCCATGAACTTCGGTCCCGCCCGCTGGGTCATGGAGAAGACGATGGGCATCACCAGCGAGCGCGACTTCCCCGAGTTCGCACAGCAGACATTCCGCGAGTGGTGGGCCGACCGCGGCGGCGCGGACGCCTCGCGGCGGAACGCCCGGCGCGCCCGCGAGCGGCTGGGCGACCCCGCGGACGCCGAGAAGAAGGTGGCGTACTTCCACGGCTGTTACTCGAATTACAACACGCCCGAGGTCGGCAAGGCGATGGTCCGCGTCTACGAGCACTTCGGCTACGAGGTCGTCGCGCCCGAACAGAAGTGTTCGGGGACGCCGATGTTCGCGAACGGGATGCTGGACGACGCCCGCCGCCACGCCGAGGTCAACGTCTCCTCGATGGCCGACCTCGTCGAGGAGGGCTACGACGCCATCGCCTCGTGTACCTCCTGTTCGATGGCGCTCCGACAGGAGTACCCCGAGCTGTTCGACATCGACGGCATCGAGGAGGTGGCCGCGAACACCTTCGAGGCCGTCGAGTACCTCCGCATCCACGAGGACCTCCGCGGTGAGGTAGAGTCGGCCGACGTCTCCGGCGACCTCGCCCGCGAGTTCGCCTACCACGCCCCCTGTCACGCCCGCAACCAGGGGCTGGACCGACAGGCCGTCGAGCTGTTCCGCGACTTAGAGGGCGTCGGCGTCGAGGACGTCGGCGAGTCCTGTTCGGGCATCTCCGGCACCTACGGCTGGAAGGAGGAGAAGTACGAGAAGTCCATGGAGATCGGCGACGAGATGTTCGACCACATGGAAGACGCCGAGGGGACGACCGGCATGACCGAGTGTCCGACGTGTGCGATGCAGATGGAGCACGGCAGCGGCTACGAGATCCGGCATCCGCTGGAGCTGCTGGAGTCGGCGCTGGTGGCCTAG